A genomic stretch from Luteolibacter flavescens includes:
- a CDS encoding PIG-L deacetylase family protein — protein sequence MWSKLSQRLTDPLFYRKRWLQLIRPLRPPRAPRPVALEDLLEKGGPVLTVFAHPDDELFASCLLCELCARGIPVHLACLTRGEGGITGGMSREELGRIREAELRASAAALGVSSVAFLGHVDPLGLSHRTFAPDVSVEKLAGQLGELLEKHRPAFIVTHGSGGEYWHPAHLLVRSAVLRASAGRHDILTIHAWQHGHALPGMLNRDDPADLTVDGTPHRGQRLAAFRAHVSQLDYFAGHGGSLEGYIDLSVKEAFRHLRPGKR from the coding sequence ATGTGGAGCAAGCTTTCCCAGCGACTCACCGATCCGCTCTTTTACCGGAAGCGCTGGCTGCAGCTCATCCGTCCGCTGCGTCCGCCACGCGCGCCGAGGCCGGTGGCGCTGGAGGATCTGCTGGAGAAAGGCGGACCTGTCCTCACGGTCTTCGCCCATCCGGACGACGAGCTCTTCGCCTCCTGCCTGCTGTGCGAGCTCTGCGCACGTGGCATCCCCGTCCACCTCGCCTGCCTGACCCGCGGGGAAGGCGGCATCACCGGCGGGATGAGCCGCGAGGAACTGGGCCGCATCCGCGAGGCCGAGCTGCGAGCATCCGCGGCGGCACTCGGTGTGAGCTCGGTCGCATTCCTCGGTCATGTCGATCCACTGGGGCTTTCCCACCGCACCTTCGCCCCCGATGTCTCCGTGGAGAAGTTGGCGGGGCAATTGGGTGAGCTGTTAGAAAAGCATCGTCCGGCCTTCATCGTCACCCACGGCAGCGGCGGCGAATACTGGCATCCCGCGCACCTGCTCGTACGGAGCGCCGTGCTGCGCGCCTCGGCGGGGCGGCACGATATCCTCACCATCCACGCCTGGCAGCACGGCCACGCGCTCCCGGGAATGCTGAACCGCGACGACCCGGCGGATCTGACGGTCGATGGCACGCCGCATCGCGGGCAACGGCTTGCCGCCTTCCGCGCGCATGTCTCGCAGCTCGATTACTTCGCGGGGCACGGCGGATCTCTGGAAGGCTACATCGATCTGAGCGTGAAGGAGGCATTCCGCCACCTGCGGCCCGGGAAGCGCTGA
- a CDS encoding glycosyltransferase family 4 protein, translated as MASPLQPEILIAHPWMGRGGSEATAMWTLHALQHRARVTFTTASPVDWDDLNAVYGTSVDPAKIKLLPAPRLPGVNSGTKVAYWQRAWFERFCRTQGREFDACISAYNPIHFDHRAIQLIGDFSFDEKCRLALYPTAQGQAHHRPSLVRKIYLTIGEYLARRHYEPVLTPADMIVANSKWTAARLREHFPLEHVPVLYPPSLLAKPQEGTREPLGFVAMNRITPEKEIDTLITILDRVRAAGRPVTLDLVGRIGEDAYSRRIQAMVDERREWVRTPGFLDAREKLALFSSRSFAIHTSRVEAFGIAVAEMAAAGLIPFVPAGGGTREIAGHEQLIYADPDDAAAKILAVMDQPDSHSLLRRSLRDNVERFAPEPFSVRLVEIVQDFLGRPI; from the coding sequence ATGGCCTCCCCCCTCCAGCCAGAAATCCTCATCGCCCATCCATGGATGGGCCGCGGCGGCTCCGAAGCCACCGCCATGTGGACGCTGCACGCCCTGCAGCACCGCGCACGCGTCACCTTCACCACCGCCTCGCCGGTCGATTGGGACGATCTGAATGCCGTCTATGGCACCAGCGTCGATCCCGCGAAGATCAAGCTGCTGCCCGCCCCGCGACTGCCGGGCGTGAACTCGGGGACGAAGGTCGCCTACTGGCAGCGCGCGTGGTTCGAGCGCTTCTGCCGCACGCAGGGCAGGGAATTCGACGCCTGCATCAGCGCCTACAATCCCATCCACTTCGACCACCGGGCGATCCAGCTCATCGGCGACTTCAGCTTCGATGAAAAATGCCGGCTCGCCCTCTACCCGACGGCGCAGGGCCAGGCGCACCACCGGCCATCGCTGGTCCGGAAGATCTACCTCACCATCGGCGAGTATCTCGCCCGCCGACACTACGAGCCGGTCCTCACGCCCGCCGACATGATCGTGGCCAACTCGAAGTGGACCGCCGCCCGATTGCGCGAGCACTTCCCTCTGGAACACGTCCCGGTGCTCTACCCTCCCTCGCTGCTCGCGAAGCCGCAGGAGGGCACGCGCGAGCCGCTGGGATTCGTGGCGATGAACCGCATCACGCCGGAAAAGGAGATCGATACCCTGATCACCATCCTCGACCGGGTGCGGGCAGCCGGTCGTCCCGTGACGCTGGATCTGGTCGGCAGGATCGGCGAGGACGCCTACTCGCGCCGCATCCAGGCCATGGTGGACGAGCGCAGGGAGTGGGTGCGCACCCCGGGCTTCCTCGACGCGCGGGAAAAGCTGGCGCTCTTTTCCTCACGCTCCTTTGCGATCCACACGTCGCGGGTCGAGGCCTTCGGCATCGCGGTCGCGGAGATGGCGGCGGCGGGCCTGATCCCCTTCGTCCCGGCGGGAGGTGGCACGCGGGAGATCGCGGGCCACGAGCAGCTCATCTACGCGGACCCGGACGATGCCGCGGCGAAGATCCTGGCCGTGATGGACCAGCCGGACTCCCACTCCCTGCTGCGCCGCTCGCTGCGCGACAATGTGGAGCGCTTTGCCCCGGAGCCCTTCTCCGTGCGGCTGGTGGAGATCGTGCAGGATTTCCTCGGCCGCCCGATCTGA